In a single window of the Phaeobacter sp. G2 genome:
- a CDS encoding DNA adenine methylase, which translates to MTTMTKVRPAAPVAPWLGGKKALSARIITRIEAVDHATYAEPFVGMGGVFLRRSWKPQCEVANDFNGEITNLFRILQQHLPQLMEVMRYQIASRREFERLRKTDPATLTDLQRAARFLYLQRQAFGGKLAGVFGVATDRPSRFSLSRLGPILEAAHERLESVIFENLDWSDLIRRYDGSKTLFYLDPPYWGGESDYGKGLFERSAFQAMAEQLGAIRGKFILSINVCPEIRELFAGFEFE; encoded by the coding sequence ATGACAACAATGACAAAGGTGCGCCCTGCCGCGCCCGTCGCCCCCTGGCTTGGGGGCAAAAAGGCCCTGAGTGCCCGTATCATCACGCGCATCGAGGCCGTCGACCATGCAACCTATGCCGAGCCTTTTGTCGGCATGGGCGGTGTTTTTCTGCGCCGCAGCTGGAAGCCGCAGTGCGAGGTCGCCAATGACTTCAATGGTGAAATCACCAATCTGTTCCGCATCCTGCAGCAGCATTTGCCGCAGCTGATGGAGGTCATGCGCTATCAGATCGCCTCGCGCCGGGAGTTTGAGCGGCTGCGCAAAACTGATCCCGCCACCCTGACCGATCTGCAACGCGCGGCCCGGTTTTTGTATCTGCAGCGCCAAGCCTTTGGCGGCAAGCTCGCTGGTGTCTTTGGCGTGGCCACCGATCGGCCATCCAGGTTCAGCCTGTCGCGCCTGGGACCAATTCTTGAAGCAGCCCATGAACGGCTGGAAAGCGTCATCTTTGAGAACCTCGACTGGTCTGATTTGATCCGTCGCTATGATGGCAGCAAGACGCTGTTCTATCTAGATCCGCCCTATTGGGGCGGTGAAAGTGACTATGGAAAAGGCTTGTTTGAGCGCAGCGCCTTCCAGGCAATGGCGGAGCAACTGGGTGCGATCCGTGGTAAGTTCATTCTGTCAATCAACGTCTGCCCCGAGATTCGCGAGCTGTTCGCCGGGTTTGAGTTTGAATAG
- a CDS encoding ester cyclase: MTMTKRDVVGRWFSEIWDAGNLSALDKLLAPSLGEDDPIYCGLALRKDLPFLAEMFGRLMGPMKTEILVYLEDGDWVSVYYRTVASGPDGDTPIKIESLLMFRFEQGLIAELISKIDSLALFEQLGQMPPDTLLGCFSGQRLTWK; encoded by the coding sequence ATGACTATGACCAAACGGGATGTCGTTGGACGGTGGTTTTCAGAGATTTGGGACGCTGGAAACCTATCCGCTTTGGACAAGCTGCTTGCACCCTCCTTGGGAGAGGATGATCCGATTTATTGCGGCCTGGCGCTCCGCAAAGATCTGCCATTTCTGGCAGAGATGTTTGGTCGCCTGATGGGGCCGATGAAAACCGAAATTCTTGTTTATCTGGAAGACGGGGACTGGGTCAGTGTCTATTACAGAACCGTTGCTTCCGGCCCGGATGGCGACACCCCGATCAAGATTGAGAGCCTGTTGATGTTTCGCTTTGAGCAGGGGCTGATCGCTGAGTTGATCTCCAAAATTGACAGTCTAGCCCTATTTGAGCAACTGGGGCAGATGCCGCCCGATACCTTGTTGGGGTGTTTTTCCGGGCAGCGGCTGACCTGGAAATAA
- the speB gene encoding agmatinase, with the protein MSDHGYEAGRLNLPFVGISTFGKSPYVADWTAIDADVAILGAPFDFGTQWRPGARFGPRAVREASTLFSFGHAGAYDHEDDATYLGADVRMVDIGDADIIHTKTEESHANIELGVRNILNAGALPVTIGGDHSINIPCINAFAEDCAAHGPIHVVQIDAHLDFVDTRHGVTNGHGNPMRRAIEKDYVAGMTQLGIRNVSSTAKDGYDDARARGSDILSVRQVRKLGTQAVLERLPKGARYYVTIDIDAFCPSIAPGTGTPSHGGFLYYDVLEILQGLAQRGDVVGIDLVEVAPAYDPSESTQILAAQLLLNFIGFIFHARKDHSEPS; encoded by the coding sequence GTGTCAGACCATGGATATGAGGCAGGCCGGTTGAACCTTCCCTTTGTGGGGATCTCCACCTTTGGGAAATCCCCCTATGTTGCCGACTGGACCGCGATTGATGCGGATGTCGCCATTCTGGGCGCCCCCTTTGATTTTGGCACCCAATGGCGCCCCGGCGCACGTTTTGGTCCCCGGGCAGTACGCGAGGCGTCGACCCTGTTCAGCTTTGGCCATGCCGGTGCCTATGACCACGAAGATGACGCCACCTATCTGGGCGCAGATGTCAGGATGGTCGATATTGGCGACGCAGATATCATCCATACCAAAACCGAAGAAAGCCACGCCAATATCGAACTTGGCGTCCGCAACATCCTCAACGCGGGCGCCCTGCCCGTTACCATCGGTGGCGACCACTCGATCAATATCCCCTGTATCAATGCCTTTGCCGAGGACTGCGCGGCACATGGCCCGATTCATGTGGTGCAGATTGATGCACATCTGGATTTTGTTGATACCAGGCACGGCGTCACCAATGGCCATGGCAACCCAATGCGCCGCGCCATCGAGAAAGACTACGTCGCGGGCATGACCCAGCTTGGCATCCGCAATGTCTCGTCGACCGCCAAGGACGGCTATGACGATGCACGGGCGCGTGGCTCTGATATCCTGTCGGTGCGCCAAGTCCGCAAACTGGGCACCCAAGCCGTGCTGGAGCGCCTGCCAAAGGGCGCGCGTTACTATGTGACCATCGACATTGATGCCTTCTGCCCCTCCATCGCGCCTGGCACGGGCACCCCCAGCCACGGCGGCTTTCTCTATTACGATGTGCTGGAGATCCTGCAGGGCCTGGCCCAACGCGGCGATGTGGTGGGCATTGATCTGGTCGAGGTGGCCCCCGCCTATGACCCCAGCGAAAGCACTCAGATACTGGCGGCGCAGCTGCTGCTCAACTTCATCGGTTTCATTTTCCATGCTCGCAAGGACCACAGCGAGCCAAGCTGA